A window of Candidatus Edwardsbacteria bacterium genomic DNA:
GATTAAGGAAGAGGCGGTTAAATTGATCAGGGGTCGGAACAATTTGGGTTTCAATCCAGTAGAACTTGAAACTAAAATGATAGAGTTGAGGGAACGATACAACAATATCAAGGCAAAGCTGGCGCTGGCCCACAGCTACCAATATGTTGACCGGCCATATGTCAGAAAGAATCCGATAAGTCCCAGACCCTGGAGGAATTTTTTTGTTTTTGGGTTCCTGGGACTGCTGCTGGGAATAATGTTGTCGATGATGATGCATTTTATAAGGACCGTTATTGTGACCGGTGTTCAAAATCCCGAAAGCTAATGCCGTGGGCCTGCCTGGCATCCCAGCAAAGACCTGATCAGGGAAACTCATAACCTGATGAATTCCAACTTTGAAATTTGCTGCGGTTTGTAAATGTCATTAAAACAAAAGACCCTGACCGGGCTTGCTTGGATCGTTATCGATAATTTTTCCAATCCGGGAATTCAGTTTATTGTGGGAATTATTTTGGCTGGATTGCTTTCTCCCCGGGAGTTTGGCTTAGTTGGCATGATCATCGTTTTCATCGCTGTTTCACTTTTGTTCATTGACCGCGATAAAGCAAATAACGTGCTGTTTCTATGCCATTTACATAAAAAGCTTGAAGGATCGGAATGAACGGCTACAAGATAAATAATTTGTCTTCAAATTCAAAAAGGCTGGCCGGGAATTTCTTCTCCTTGTCCGTCCTGCAGGGGATGAATTATTTATTCCCGATAATAACCGCCCCATACGTGATCAGGGTTTTGGGATTTCCGAAGTACGGACTATGGGCCACGGCTTCCGTGCTTTTGACATATTTCCAGATGTTTACCGACTATGGCTTTAACCTGTCAGCCACCAAAGATATTTCCGTCAACCGCCACGATCCAAAAAAGGTATCTGATGTTTTCAGCGCGGTGATGACCATCAAGGCTGGCCTGTTTTTCATCAGTATTCTCCTGATGGTGGCGGTGATATACAGCATCCCCCTGTTTCGGGTGGACCATCTTTTTTATATGGTCACGTTTTCCGGCCTGCTGGGGAATGTCCTCTTTCCGATCTGGTATTTTCAGGGGATTGAGCGAATGAAGTATATCACCTATCTCAACTTGGCGTCGAGGGCAGTGGTTTTCATATTGCTTTTTGTAGTCATTAAAGAGGAGGGAGACTATATCAAGTTTGCGGCGCTGAATTCCGCCGCCGCTATTTTGATGGGCGGGGTGAGTCTTTGGATCGTCTGGAAATATTTTAGGGTCAGGTATGCTTTGCCGACGATCGCTTCATTGAAAGAGAATTTAACGGAAGGTTGGCACATTTTTGTGTCCACCTTCAGTATCAACATCTATATGAACACCAATGTCCTGATATTGAAGCTTGTGGCCAATGATACG
This region includes:
- a CDS encoding oligosaccharide flippase family protein, translated to MSLKQKTLTGLAWIVIDNFSNPGIQFIVGIILAGLLSPREFGLVGMIIVFIAVSLLFIDRDKANNVLFLCHLHKKLEGSE
- a CDS encoding flippase, with translation MNGYKINNLSSNSKRLAGNFFSLSVLQGMNYLFPIITAPYVIRVLGFPKYGLWATASVLLTYFQMFTDYGFNLSATKDISVNRHDPKKVSDVFSAVMTIKAGLFFISILLMVAVIYSIPLFRVDHLFYMVTFSGLLGNVLFPIWYFQGIERMKYITYLNLASRAVVFILLFVVIKEEGDYIKFAALNSAAAILMGGVSLWIVWKYFRVRYALPTIASLKENLTEGWHIFVSTFSINIYMNTNVLILKLVANDTAVGYYYVAERCVMALRSLASVIFQAIYPYVCARAEESSDQFRRFFQRVGPPIFGLFFIAGTALFAFSGQVVYFFTGEFVNESITALRILSFVPLIVAVNIPAYQTLLAYGLKKSYTTVLISGSVLNILLNLWLAPRFYGNGTALSVLLTETYITLGLYLIIEMKHRKHSLLRTAGESS